A window from Culex pipiens pallens isolate TS chromosome 3, TS_CPP_V2, whole genome shotgun sequence encodes these proteins:
- the LOC120426116 gene encoding probable cytochrome P450 6a13 → MFLYLLLMILALSFLWIQRHYSYWERRGVPYVEASFPRGNLQGVGQKFHMSAAIQACYKQLKGKGPFGGIFFFLNPVVLVTDLELVKRVLVKDFQFFHDRSLYYNEKDDPLTGNLLNIEGTRWRNLRAKITPTFTSGKMKMMFPTIVAIADQFHELLVRESAEGVEIEMKEALARFTTDVIGACAFGLECDSLSNPESIFRQMGSRLFSKRSFRLVVAQQFRELARFLGYVTFDKEVSKFFLNVVRDTIEYREKSGVSGKDFMDLMIKLKNTESIDDSEGGSLGTLTFNEIAAQAVVFFAAGFETSATTMSYCLYELALNPALQDKARDDVTRVIRKHGTLAYEAAQDMQYVGACIDEALRKYPPGPSLSRAVTKNYKVPNTDTTLEKGTSVLIPVYAIHHDPEHFPDPERYDPDRFLPEQQATRNPYSYLPFGEGPRNCIGLRFGLTVARIGVAYVLKGFRISLSGRTPVPLELSRQKMILTIERGLWLHLEML, encoded by the exons atgtttctttATCTGCTGTTGATGATACTGGCGCTATCGTTTCTATGGATTCAACGCCACTACTCGTACTGGGAAAGGCGCGGCGTTCCGTACGTTGAAGCGTCCTTCCCGCGTGGAAATCTCCAAGGAGTGGGCCAAAAATTTCACATGTCGGCGGCCATTCAAGCTTGCTACAAGCAACTCAAGGGAAAGGGtccttttggaggaattttcttcttcttgaatCCGGTAGTGCTGGTGACGGATCTGGAGCTGGTGAAGCGTGTTTTGGTGAAGGACTTTCAGTTCTTCCACGACCGATCGCTTTATTACAACGAGAAGGATGATCCACTGACGGGAAATCTGCTCAACATTGAGGGAACCAGATGGAGAAACTTGCGCGCCAAGATCACCCCAACGTTCACGTCCGGCAAGATGAAGATGATGTTTCCGACGATTGTCGCAATCGCCGATCAGTTTCATGAGCTGTTGGTGCGAGAAAGTGCGGAGGGGGTTGAGATTGAGATGAAGGAGGCTTTAGCCAGATTCACGACGGATGTGATTGGGGCGTGTGCGTTTGGGTTGGAGTGTGACAGTTTGTCAAATCCGGAGTCGATATTTCGACAGATGGGCAGCAGATTGTTTTCAAAGAGATCATTTAGGCTTGTTGTGGCGCAGCAGTTTCGCGAGTTGGCTCGTTTTTTGGGTTATGTCACCTTCGACAAGGAAGTTTCGAAGTTTTTCTTAAACGTTGTAAGAGATACAATTGAATATCGAGAGAAGAGTGGCGTTTCTGGGAAAGATTTCATGGATTTGATGATTAAACTGAAAAACACCGAATCGATAGATGATTCTGAAGGTGGCAGCTTGGGGACCTTGACGTTCAACGAAATTGCAGCGCAGGCGGTAGTATTTTTCGCAGCTGGATTTGAGACTTCTGCAACGACAATGTCCTATTGTTTGTACGAACTGGCGTTGAATCCTGCGTTGCAGGACAAAGCTCGCGATGATGTCACTCGAGTAATTAGAAAACATGGAACTTTGGCCTACGAAGCTGCACAAGATATGCAATATGTTGGAGCTTGCATCGACG AAGCACTTCGTAAATACCCCCCGGGACCTTCACTGTCTCGTGCCGTCACTAAGAACTACAAGGTCCCAAACACGGACACGACGCTGGAAAAGGGCACTTCCGTGTTAATTCCGGTGTACGCCATTCACCACGATCCCGAGCACTTTCCCGATCCGGAACGGTACGATCCGGACCGGTTTCTACCGGAACAGCAGGCCACCCGCAATCCGTACAGTTATTTGCCTTTTGGTGAGGGTCCACGAAATTGCATTGGGCTGCGATTTGGTCTCACGGTTGCTCGAATCGGGGTGGCTTACGTGTTGAAAGGTTTCCGGATCAGTTTGTCAGGTAGGACTCCGGTGCCACTGGAGCTATCCCGCCAGAAGATGATTCTCACCATAGAAAGGGGATTGTGGCTTCATCTGGAGATGCTTTAG